One part of the Patescibacteria group bacterium genome encodes these proteins:
- a CDS encoding carbon storage regulator yields MIIITKKVNEVISVADDIEVKVLEVAENYVKMGINAPRDISVYRKKIYKPAELLKLKKSK; encoded by the coding sequence ATGATAATTATAACAAAAAAAGTAAATGAAGTAATTAGTGTTGCCGATGATATTGAAGTTAAAGTGTTAGAGGTTGCAGAAAACTATGTCAAAATGGGAATTAATGCCCCACGAGATATTTCGGTTTATCGCAAAAAGATTTATAAGCCTGCTGAGTTATTGAAGTTAAAAAAATCAAAGTAG
- a CDS encoding isocitrate lyase/phosphoenolpyruvate mutase family protein translates to MTNLKQLNKAEIFTQLHYGKNPLILPNAWDVLSAKLFAQAGAKAIGTTSAGIAASLGLSDGQKVPKEMFLSITEQIVNAVDVPVTVDIEAGYGFDLLSICDTVKKVIDMGGAGINIEDTIFDPSIKLEDMSEQCKKISAIKSTCENCNYPLFINARTDVYWLNPLPEKISSETALRRLLAYQNCGADGLFIPGLTNLFEISRLVRAVSLPVNILGGAWVKSAADLATAGVSRISVGSTPCRATAAFIQNMAHQLIDQGDFSIFEDTPSYQWLNELFNNT, encoded by the coding sequence ATGACTAACTTAAAGCAGTTAAATAAAGCTGAAATATTTACTCAATTGCATTATGGGAAAAATCCTTTAATTCTACCAAATGCGTGGGATGTCTTGAGTGCGAAGCTATTTGCTCAAGCAGGTGCAAAAGCTATTGGCACCACTAGTGCAGGGATTGCTGCATCGTTAGGGTTGTCTGACGGACAAAAAGTACCGAAAGAAATGTTCTTATCCATTACAGAACAAATTGTAAATGCTGTCGATGTGCCAGTAACTGTTGATATAGAAGCTGGCTACGGTTTTGATTTACTCAGTATCTGCGATACAGTAAAAAAAGTGATAGATATGGGCGGAGCAGGAATTAACATTGAAGACACTATTTTTGATCCTTCTATTAAACTAGAAGATATGTCTGAGCAATGTAAAAAAATTTCTGCAATTAAATCGACTTGTGAGAATTGTAATTACCCACTTTTTATTAATGCACGAACCGATGTTTATTGGTTAAATCCTTTGCCAGAAAAAATATCCTCTGAAACAGCCTTACGCCGTTTGCTCGCCTATCAAAATTGTGGCGCAGATGGTCTGTTTATACCTGGGTTGACTAATTTATTTGAAATTTCGCGCTTGGTGCGAGCCGTAAGCTTGCCAGTAAATATTTTAGGTGGTGCTTGGGTTAAATCCGCTGCTGATCTAGCGACAGCAGGCGTCTCTAGGATTAGTGTTGGTTCGACACCTTGCAGGGCAACAGCAGCCTTTATTCAAAATATGGCGCATCAATTGATTGATCAAGGCGATTTTTCTATTTTTGAAGACACTCCATCTTATCAGTGGCTGAATGAACTTTTTAACAATACATAA